From Triticum aestivum cultivar Chinese Spring chromosome 4A, IWGSC CS RefSeq v2.1, whole genome shotgun sequence, a single genomic window includes:
- the LOC123085688 gene encoding nuclear poly(A) polymerase 3, producing the protein MVLDRPVGRPVFRKPERRTLAPPRGTGPPPPPPIPPTPGVYLRGPPPLPPPGAIPPRPIVVCLDLARMKQMDSSRSSSLMKFLEDTGVSPSEEETRRRERVILELHKIVMDWAKMVAFNQGGKPWITSGTVLTFGSYDLGAYGPESDIDAVCVGPCIASLQHHFFVVLRQMLEARPEVSDLHSIESARVPLMRFKFNGVSVDFPYAQLPVINAAEAIHANDPRLLEKVDEASWRCLSGVRVNRQIMQLVPNMKKFQLLLRCLKLWARKRGIHCHLVGFFAGIHLAVLGAYVCRRHPNATANTLLCRFFEIFSHWPWPLPVSLHDQTPLWSPDGCSLMPIVMPCYPPEFCASNVTKSTFNKIKEELWRGLSLTKDTSSVDVDWNWIFAPFPYAAKYKHFLRIVLSAPTTEELRDWVGWVKSRFRGLILKLESLNIGCDPNPSEQVDHTIGEPNAVFLWGLIMYSNTQICTTSLKKDFMRSVTNNIYGKEKCAHSDIELSVVGMPQVPKSMSDHSAYLQKLPNLPPRMLGYPPMRQGCNAVG; encoded by the exons ATGGTGCTCGACCGCCCCGTCGGGCGCCCGGTCTTCCGCAAGCCCGAGCGCCGAACCCTAGCCCCGCCGCGTGGTACGGGCCCTCCGCCTCCCCCGCCGATTCCGCCCACGCCGGGGGTGTACCTTCGGGGGCCTCCTCCGCTCCCGCCCCCCGGGGCCATCCCACCGCGCCCGATCGTCGTCTGCCTCGATCTCGCCAGGATGAAGCAAATGGATTCCTCCCGGAGCTCTTCTCTTATGAAG TTCCTTGAGGATACGGGGGTTTCGCCCTCGGAGGAGGAAACCCGGAGGAGGGAGAGGGTCATACTCGAACTCCACAAG ATAGTTATGGATTGGGCGAAAATGGTGGCGTTCAACCAGGGGGGGAAACCTTGGATCACATCAGGCACGGTGTTGACCTTTGGCTCCTATGATTTAGGG GCATATGGACCTGAATCTGATATTGATGCAGTCTGTGTTGGTCCTTGCATTGCATCACTACAA CATCATTTCTTCGTTGTCCTGCGACAAATGCTTGAAGCAAGGCCAGAAGTATCAGACTTGCATTCTATTGAAAGTGCTAGGGTTCCGTTGATGCGCTTTAAATTCAACGGTGTGTCAGTTGATTTTCCATACGCCCAGCTGCCAGTTATCAATGCTGCAGAG GCTATACATGCAAATGATCCCCGTTTGCTAGAGAAAGTTGACGAGGCAAGCTGGAGATGTCTATCTGGAGTTCGTGTTAATAGACAAAtcatgcaattagttccaaataTGAAG AAATTTCAACTTTTGTTGCGCTGCCTTAAACTCTGGGCAAGAAAAAGAGGAATTCATTGCCAT CTAGTTGGCTTCTTTGCTGGAATTCATTTGGCGGTTCTCGGAGCATATGTTTGCCGCAGACATCCAAATGCTACTGCCAATACTTTGTTGTGTAGGTTCTTTGAGATATTTTCTCACTGGCCTTGGCCTCTTCCGGTGTCTTTGCATGACCAAACACCTCTTTGGAGTCCTGATGGGTGCTCTCTCATGCCCATAGTGATGCCCTGTTATCCACCAGAATTTTGTGCCTCTAATGTCACAAAAAGCACTTTCAACAAAATCAAAGAAGAGCTTTGGCGGGGTTTATCTTTGACCAAG GATACAAGTAGTGTTGATGTCGACTGGAATTGGATTTTTGCGCCGTTTCCATATGCTGCAAAATATAAGCACTTCCTTCGCATAGTTCTCTCAGCTCCGACAACTGAAGAGTTACGTGATTGGGTTGGATGGGTGAAATCACGATTCCGCGGCCTTATTCTCAAG CTGGAAAGCCTTAACATTGGTTGTGACCCAAATCCCTCAGAGCAAGTGGATCATACCATTGGTGAGCCAAATGCTGTATTCTTGTGGGGTCTCATCATGTATAGTAATACTCAGATCTGTACAACTTCTCTCAAAAAGGACTTCATGAGAAGCGTCACTAACAACATCTATGGAAAGGAAAAGTGTGCTCATTCGGACATAGAATTGTCTGTTGTCGGTATGCCTCAGGTGCCTAAAAGCATGTCTGATCATTCGGCCTACTTACAGAAACTGCCGAATCTGCCACCGCGAATGCTGGGCTACCCACCGATGAGGCAGGGCTGCAATGCAGTTGGTTAA